The region TTCGGCTTCATGCATATAATCCATTATCAGTCTATGACCGATCTCTCTGGCAGCCTCCACAGCCTCTTCATGGGACTTGAAAGTTTCATTTCCGCCGGGATAGAACATTGATACTGAAGAAGGACGCAGATTATATTTGGATTCGCCAAAATTCGGACGAATCAGAACTTCGATACGCTTTATTCCCTTACCTGCAAGCGCCCCTACAGCATTGCCCACCTCGGCATATTCAGGCAGGATTATTTCTGCATCTACTAACCTTTGTATATCATTTACATAGGCCTGTACGGGACCTCCAAGCAGCACCACGGGAACATCCACATGAAATCCGCCATAATGATTGCCACGGACAACTTTATTGATCTGTGAATCCTCGAGATCATGGAAGACATAGGAAAGAAGGTTCTGTGCCATGTTCTTTGCAACTTCATCCTTAACTTTACCGGCGATTTCATCGGCATCCAGGTCTGCAAAATATCCAAGTATTTCTGCACCTACTCTTGATGCTTCAATGTCCCACTCATCATATTCCCCAAGAACATGAAGGGCGTCCGTTGGAGTAAAACCTATAGCCTGTACCAGACGTTTCTGGATCAGGCTTGCCATGACCATAGGCGATGGCAGTGCCTTGCTGTCCCAGTAGATTTCACTCACTGTCAGGGGTTCATCCTTTATTCGAGAAAGAAGATCTTCTTCACGATCTGTAAGTTCAATGGGTTCCTGTTTGGTCCTGATAAAGAATTTAGTGGGCTGGATATTTTCCCCCAGCTGGCTTTTCAGGATACTCTGCCCTTTCTTGAGTTTTGTAACGATTTCCGGATATTTACTGGCAGCCACACAGAGAGGAATGACCCGACGTGGACCTATGAAAACATTATGATTCTTGACCCACACATGACTGTCCCCACCCATTGCAGAGGTTTCCATTCTGATGGCTTCTACCTTGGTTGGCCAACCACCAACAGTTGCCCCTTCATCTGTTATTTCAGGGAGATTATCAATAACCATAGCAACGTCTGTACTTGTACCTCCGACATCAATGACCAGACAATCTTTGCTTTTGGCAAGATATGAAGCCCCAACAAGGCTTGCTGCAGGACCGGTAAATATTGATTCTATCGGGTGTTTGAGAGCTTCTTTCATACCCACTATGGAACCGTCGCATTTGAGCATCATGAGTTTTGCATCGATTCCCCTTCGACCTATCTCAGATGCAACTGTTTCCATAAACCGGGTAGATATGGGCAAAAGCTGGGCGTTTAGATAGGCTGTAACACCTCTTTCATATGCTCCCAGGGACTGGGAAAGTTCATGACCACAGATTACAGGCAAACCGGTCATTTCATCTATAACTTCCCTTGCCTTCAATTCATGTTCCGGGTTTCTTACACTAAAATATGAAGAAACCGCAAATGCTGATACCTTATCCTGAACTTTTCCTACAAATTCTTTTATAGAATCCATGTCAAGGGAATTTTTTTCGTTCCCTCCGGAAGAATGCCCCCCCTGTACTGATATTGAATACTTGATTGATGAGTCGTTTGGAACCTCTTCCCCTATCATGATAAGGGCTACCGGATAACCTGTGCCTTCCAGAATAGTATTGGTCGCAAGAGTAGTAGAGACCGATACCAGAGATACTTTTTCCATGTATGACTGGTCCAGACCGTCAAGCACTTCCTGAATTCCATCCAGTAAATCCGGATAGGTCGTGCGGGCCTTTCCATGATCAATAATCTTCCCATCCGAATCCCGCAGGATTACGGCATCTGTATATGTTCCACCGGCATCTATACCAAGACTGTATTTCATTTGAACCCTCTGGCAATTTTTTAATTAGAAGACTATGATATTTAATTTTAGATCAATTTTTTAATTCCTCTAATGCAACAATACCGTCAACCTGCACAACGATAAAACTTTCGCTTTTTTCAAGTAACAAAGGAGGTTTTTCCTTATTACTTAAACATAATGAAATACTGAAAATACACCTGTATTTCAGCAGTTGTGTTTACATTCAATAACCATCAATTTTTCAAAAAACGAACGTGTCTCAGCTACCACATAGGCACTGAAACCCTCTCGCTCCATGATATCAAATACTTCCCTCCTACCTGTAAGGGAAGAAATGAATAGCAGAACACTCCCACCGGGTTTGAGATAGTCGGATACTTCAGCAAAAAAGGTTGCTATAATATCCCTTCCCTCAACTCCTCCATCAAAAGCATAATTGAGCCACCCCTCTAACTTTTCTTCTTCGGAAGTCGGGAGATAGGGGGGGTTAAACAGTATGACATCAAAATATGCTTTTTTTGTGAGTCCGCCAAAAAGGTTACTGCGGAAAACCTGAATACCGTTTTTATATGCGCATTCAAGAGCATCAGGATTTATGTCACAACCTGTAGGTTCTACGTTCTTATTAGCGGCAACCACTGCAGAAACAAAGCCGCTTCCCACGCCCATTTCCAGCACTTTCATGCCATCACTTATGCGGTCTATTGCAACATCTGCAAGCAGGAAAGAATCTTCCGCAGGTTCATACACATCATTTTCAATGCTAACAAAAGCATTGCGATATGAAATGGGAGCCATTAGTTATCCCTTGCTTCATAGATAATATTTGATATGGTTGCAAAATCTTCAGGGAAAAGCTGCTCG is a window of Methanohalophilus mahii DSM 5219 DNA encoding:
- a CDS encoding hydantoinase/oxoprolinase N-terminal domain-containing protein codes for the protein MKYSLGIDAGGTYTDAVILRDSDGKIIDHGKARTTYPDLLDGIQEVLDGLDQSYMEKVSLVSVSTTLATNTILEGTGYPVALIMIGEEVPNDSSIKYSISVQGGHSSGGNEKNSLDMDSIKEFVGKVQDKVSAFAVSSYFSVRNPEHELKAREVIDEMTGLPVICGHELSQSLGAYERGVTAYLNAQLLPISTRFMETVASEIGRRGIDAKLMMLKCDGSIVGMKEALKHPIESIFTGPAASLVGASYLAKSKDCLVIDVGGTSTDVAMVIDNLPEITDEGATVGGWPTKVEAIRMETSAMGGDSHVWVKNHNVFIGPRRVIPLCVAASKYPEIVTKLKKGQSILKSQLGENIQPTKFFIRTKQEPIELTDREEDLLSRIKDEPLTVSEIYWDSKALPSPMVMASLIQKRLVQAIGFTPTDALHVLGEYDEWDIEASRVGAEILGYFADLDADEIAGKVKDEVAKNMAQNLLSYVFHDLEDSQINKVVRGNHYGGFHVDVPVVLLGGPVQAYVNDIQRLVDAEIILPEYAEVGNAVGALAGKGIKRIEVLIRPNFGESKYNLRPSSVSMFYPGGNETFKSHEEAVEAAREIGHRLIMDYMHEAELDEGEITIDVDRKDVQVHGVGVPMETRFTFLGVGDIKMGKKDIRR
- a CDS encoding HemK2/MTQ2 family protein methyltransferase gives rise to the protein MAPISYRNAFVSIENDVYEPAEDSFLLADVAIDRISDGMKVLEMGVGSGFVSAVVAANKNVEPTGCDINPDALECAYKNGIQVFRSNLFGGLTKKAYFDVILFNPPYLPTSEEEKLEGWLNYAFDGGVEGRDIIATFFAEVSDYLKPGGSVLLFISSLTGRREVFDIMEREGFSAYVVAETRSFFEKLMVIECKHNC